A single Polyangiaceae bacterium DNA region contains:
- a CDS encoding biotin attachment protein: protein MRYFVTIEGEEHVMDVVKLPTGSFEVRPVKLSADGSEQVLDAVPAELSTTGGLSTVHLDGKVFDLSLDGDVPGEVQAYANGHRAKARVETERSRAAASVRGGKSGSADGTIKSPMPGKVVKVLVTEGQEVAAGTPVIVVEAMKMENELVAEGAGTVKKVFVAPGDAVEGGAKLVTIA, encoded by the coding sequence ATGCGCTACTTCGTGACGATTGAAGGCGAAGAACATGTGATGGACGTCGTGAAGCTGCCCACTGGCAGCTTTGAAGTTCGTCCCGTAAAGCTGTCGGCTGATGGGTCCGAACAGGTGCTCGACGCCGTCCCCGCGGAGCTTTCCACCACCGGTGGCCTCTCCACGGTTCACCTCGACGGCAAGGTCTTCGACCTGTCGCTGGATGGCGACGTCCCTGGAGAGGTACAAGCCTACGCCAATGGGCACCGCGCAAAGGCCCGCGTCGAAACCGAGCGCAGCCGCGCAGCCGCGAGCGTGCGCGGCGGAAAGTCCGGCAGCGCGGACGGCACCATCAAGAGCCCGATGCCGGGTAAGGTGGTGAAGGTGCTAGTCACCGAGGGGCAAGAAGTCGCAGCGGGGACACCGGTCATCGTGGTGGAAGCCATGAAGATGGAAAACGAACTGGTCGCCGAGGGCGCTGGTACCGTGAAGAAGGTGTTCGTGGCGCCCGGCGACGCCGTTGAAGGCGGCGCCAAGCTCGTGACCATCGCCTGA
- the ybaK gene encoding Cys-tRNA(Pro) deacylase, which produces MSKGPPKTNAARALERLKVAFRCVSYEVDESDLSAPSVARKVGMEPSTVFKTLVLRVEPLGKQASGEIMAVIPGDAELDLKAAARLCGAKRAQLVPLKEVQPLTGYIRGGVTALAAKKRFPVLLDESALEHAEIAVSAGMRGLQLVLKPQDYQRAVDATLGPLTSGV; this is translated from the coding sequence ATGAGCAAGGGGCCGCCAAAGACGAACGCCGCTCGCGCCCTCGAGCGGCTGAAGGTCGCGTTTCGCTGCGTGAGCTACGAAGTCGACGAGAGCGACTTGTCCGCGCCGAGCGTCGCCCGCAAGGTCGGCATGGAACCGAGCACGGTGTTCAAGACCTTGGTGCTTCGGGTGGAGCCCTTGGGAAAGCAGGCGAGCGGGGAGATCATGGCGGTGATCCCCGGGGATGCAGAGCTAGACCTCAAGGCTGCCGCGAGGCTCTGTGGGGCCAAGCGTGCGCAGCTCGTGCCTTTGAAGGAAGTGCAGCCGCTGACGGGCTACATTCGCGGAGGCGTCACGGCCCTCGCCGCGAAGAAGCGCTTCCCCGTGCTGCTGGATGAATCGGCGCTCGAGCACGCAGAAATAGCGGTAAGCGCCGGCATGCGCGGACTTCAGCTAGTGCTGAAGCCACAGGACTATCAGCGCGCCGTCGACGCCACCTTGGGACCGCTCACCAGTGGCGTTTGA
- the hutH gene encoding histidine ammonia-lyase: MGTTLDVLQLSEVARGNLQLALDPGARERMLASRAAVDRIIELGDEAPHVYGVNTGFGFLAETRISSAQVRELQRNLVRSHSTGVGADLPLEVVRGMILLRAQTLAVGHSGVRVEVLEALLELLRKQVTPRVPSQGSVGASGDLAPLAHLALVLIGEGEAYWRGERISSAAALRAAGLSPIELQAKEGLALINGTQYMTAWGALSLVDAQRLARAADIAGALSLEALKGSERPFEERLMALRPHPGQALVASNLRRLLADSQIMVSHAHCGKVQDPYSLRCMPQVHGASRDALDWAKGVIEREMNSATDNPSVFVAEDGSAEILSGGNFHGQPVAFALDLAAMSVAELGNISERRVEQLVNPALSSGLTPFLAKNSGLHSGFMIAQVASASLVSENKVLTHPSSVDSIPSSAGKEDHVSMGSIGARKLSMVVENVRRCIAIELLTAAAGLDQRAPLTPGRGVQRVHELIRAEVAPLDEDRVLYPDIERVSELIRSGALDAAVQDFELV, translated from the coding sequence TTGGGCACGACGCTCGATGTTCTGCAGCTATCGGAAGTCGCTCGCGGCAACCTGCAGCTCGCGTTGGACCCCGGCGCGCGGGAGCGGATGCTCGCTTCGCGGGCCGCGGTGGATCGCATCATCGAGCTCGGTGACGAGGCTCCCCATGTCTACGGGGTCAATACGGGCTTCGGCTTCTTGGCGGAGACGCGGATTTCTAGCGCTCAGGTGCGTGAGCTGCAGCGCAACTTGGTTCGCAGCCACTCAACAGGGGTCGGCGCCGATCTGCCCCTCGAGGTGGTCCGCGGGATGATCCTGCTCCGCGCGCAGACCTTGGCGGTGGGGCACTCGGGCGTGAGGGTGGAGGTCTTGGAGGCGCTACTCGAGCTCCTGCGCAAGCAGGTCACGCCGCGGGTGCCGAGCCAGGGCTCCGTCGGCGCTTCTGGGGATCTCGCCCCGTTGGCCCACCTGGCGCTGGTGTTGATTGGCGAAGGAGAGGCCTATTGGCGCGGCGAACGCATCTCGAGCGCCGCAGCGCTGAGAGCTGCCGGCTTGAGCCCCATCGAGCTGCAGGCGAAGGAGGGGCTCGCGCTGATCAACGGCACTCAGTACATGACCGCGTGGGGAGCGCTCAGCCTGGTTGACGCTCAACGCTTGGCCCGCGCGGCTGACATCGCCGGCGCCCTGAGCCTGGAGGCGCTGAAAGGCAGCGAGCGGCCTTTCGAGGAGCGCTTGATGGCGCTTCGCCCGCACCCGGGGCAGGCCTTGGTGGCGTCCAACCTGCGCCGCTTGTTGGCGGATAGCCAGATCATGGTGAGCCACGCCCACTGCGGCAAAGTGCAGGACCCCTATTCGCTGCGTTGCATGCCTCAAGTCCATGGCGCGAGCCGCGACGCCCTCGACTGGGCCAAGGGCGTCATCGAGCGAGAGATGAACAGCGCGACGGATAATCCCAGCGTGTTCGTTGCGGAGGACGGTTCGGCGGAAATCCTGAGCGGCGGCAACTTCCACGGCCAGCCCGTGGCCTTCGCGTTGGATCTTGCGGCGATGTCCGTGGCTGAGCTCGGAAACATCAGTGAGCGGCGTGTGGAGCAACTGGTGAATCCCGCCCTTTCGAGTGGCCTCACCCCCTTCCTCGCCAAGAACAGCGGCCTCCACTCCGGCTTCATGATCGCCCAAGTGGCGAGCGCGTCTCTGGTGAGTGAGAACAAAGTGCTCACTCACCCCTCCAGCGTCGATTCGATTCCGTCCAGCGCGGGAAAGGAGGACCACGTCAGCATGGGCAGCATCGGGGCCCGCAAGCTCAGCATGGTGGTGGAGAACGTACGCCGTTGCATCGCGATCGAGCTCCTGACTGCAGCAGCGGGCCTGGATCAGCGCGCTCCGCTCACTCCGGGGCGCGGGGTGCAGAGAGTCCATGAATTGATCCGTGCGGAAGTGGCGCCGCTCGACGAAGATCGCGTCCTCTACCCGGACATCGAACGCGTGAGTGAGCTGATTCGAAGCGGTGCGCTCGACGCCGCGGTGCAAGACTTCGAGCTCGTGTGA
- a CDS encoding sulfatase-like hydrolase/transferase has translation MSWFKRVSLTLLAAAVAGALAAFADARYAQVGEQLPPLSSAWLVHWGLIAPLALALGLATAVGVAWLHPEQLPNPVAWVKQRLSGDDSGRLGWTIGLGALGVFVWTVISSRIALRGLVSGLEPRASGAAVALGCLALAWLIGVLVVAGGERLGRLEATAGKGWLPATAGLGLAIGGFAYAISSGNTGGTGGLLGVFGVFKREELDLRGPGLLLLVGALAYLLPHVLRRIPAAAALGIALLTLGLTWRASGAALDPRPLKLSIERNAPLGKLMLGRLRKLSDADKDGVSARFGGGDCNDHDPAIFPGADDVPGNGIDEDCSGKDAVEVVLDEPKVEAPKDAKAFIASKLPEKPNVLLITIDTLRWDLGYAGNPRKLSANLDKLAQRSAVFENAYSMASYTGKSVGPLLIGKYPSETHRGWSHFNRFTKEDTFVAERASKAGIRTINVQGHWYFKADTGVGRGFDVEDTSAAPKVLQMEGDRTVNSDKLSDAAIAQLKDPANKGQFFMWVHYVDPHAEYVKHDDFDFGKTSRDLYDGEVAFVDQQVGRLLDFIKGSEFDKNTVIIITADHGEAFGEHGLIRHGFEIWEELVRVPLIVHVPGVDAVRIKQPRGGIDVVPTIMQVLGLPAPSGEGNDFISGQSLLPDVIQPPGHSPQSRIVFVDMPAGPNNAERQALIEGDLKLIVSGGRPLGLYNLKDDPAEKKDLLDDAELKEKELGRFKAFKKKLRVVPVRPQ, from the coding sequence ATGAGCTGGTTTAAGCGAGTCAGCCTGACCTTGCTCGCGGCGGCAGTCGCGGGAGCGCTTGCGGCGTTTGCGGACGCTCGCTACGCGCAGGTTGGGGAACAACTCCCGCCGCTCTCCAGCGCGTGGCTCGTCCATTGGGGGTTGATCGCGCCCTTGGCTTTGGCGCTGGGGCTAGCGACCGCCGTTGGCGTCGCGTGGCTGCATCCGGAGCAGCTGCCGAACCCCGTAGCCTGGGTCAAGCAGCGCCTCAGCGGCGACGACTCGGGCCGCCTGGGATGGACCATCGGTCTCGGCGCCCTGGGCGTGTTCGTGTGGACCGTGATCAGCTCGCGTATCGCACTTCGGGGCCTTGTCTCCGGACTCGAACCTCGGGCGAGCGGAGCGGCGGTTGCCCTCGGTTGTTTGGCGCTCGCCTGGTTGATTGGCGTACTCGTCGTCGCGGGTGGCGAGCGCCTGGGGCGCCTCGAGGCCACCGCGGGTAAGGGCTGGCTGCCAGCGACCGCTGGTCTCGGTTTGGCGATCGGAGGCTTCGCGTACGCCATCTCGAGCGGCAACACGGGCGGCACGGGTGGGCTGCTCGGAGTCTTTGGCGTGTTCAAGCGGGAAGAGCTCGACCTCCGGGGGCCTGGGCTCTTGTTGCTGGTCGGAGCGCTGGCGTATCTCTTGCCCCACGTCTTGCGGCGTATCCCCGCGGCAGCAGCTCTGGGCATCGCTCTGTTGACCTTGGGCCTGACCTGGCGCGCCTCGGGGGCAGCCCTCGATCCGCGACCGTTGAAGCTGTCGATTGAGCGCAACGCGCCCCTCGGCAAGCTGATGCTCGGGCGCCTGCGCAAGCTGAGCGACGCCGACAAGGATGGCGTCAGCGCGCGTTTTGGCGGCGGCGACTGCAACGACCACGATCCCGCGATTTTCCCCGGGGCTGACGACGTACCCGGTAACGGCATCGACGAAGACTGCTCCGGTAAGGACGCCGTCGAGGTGGTGCTCGATGAGCCAAAGGTGGAGGCGCCCAAGGACGCGAAGGCCTTCATTGCGTCGAAGCTGCCCGAGAAGCCCAACGTGCTCCTGATCACCATCGACACGTTGCGCTGGGATCTCGGCTACGCTGGCAACCCTCGCAAGCTCTCCGCCAACCTGGACAAGCTCGCTCAGCGCTCGGCGGTCTTCGAGAACGCCTACAGCATGGCGAGCTACACCGGTAAGAGCGTGGGGCCGCTGCTCATCGGCAAGTACCCGAGCGAGACTCATCGCGGCTGGTCTCACTTCAACCGCTTCACGAAGGAGGACACCTTCGTTGCCGAGCGCGCGAGCAAGGCCGGCATCCGCACCATCAACGTGCAGGGGCACTGGTATTTCAAGGCCGACACAGGCGTTGGTCGCGGCTTCGACGTCGAGGACACCAGCGCGGCCCCCAAGGTGCTGCAGATGGAGGGCGACCGCACCGTCAACAGCGACAAGCTGAGCGACGCCGCCATTGCCCAGCTCAAAGATCCGGCAAACAAGGGGCAGTTCTTCATGTGGGTCCACTACGTGGATCCCCATGCCGAATACGTGAAGCACGACGACTTCGACTTTGGCAAGACCAGCCGGGACCTATACGACGGCGAGGTGGCGTTCGTGGATCAGCAGGTTGGGCGCCTGCTGGACTTCATCAAGGGCTCGGAGTTCGACAAGAACACGGTGATCATCATCACTGCAGACCACGGAGAAGCCTTCGGCGAACATGGCCTCATCCGTCACGGCTTCGAGATCTGGGAGGAGCTCGTGCGGGTTCCGTTGATCGTCCACGTGCCGGGGGTCGATGCCGTGCGGATCAAGCAGCCGCGTGGTGGCATCGACGTGGTGCCGACCATCATGCAGGTCCTTGGACTGCCTGCGCCGAGCGGCGAAGGGAACGATTTCATCTCCGGTCAGAGTCTGCTGCCTGACGTGATTCAGCCGCCAGGGCACTCACCCCAAAGCCGCATCGTCTTCGTCGATATGCCGGCGGGGCCGAACAACGCCGAGCGCCAGGCGCTGATCGAAGGTGACCTGAAGTTGATCGTGAGCGGTGGCCGTCCCCTCGGGCTCTACAACCTGAAGGACGACCCGGCGGAGAAGAAAGACCTCTTGGATGACGCCGAGCTCAAGGAGAAGGAACTCGGCCGCTTCAAGGCGTTCAAAAAGAAGCTTCGGGTCGTCCCGGTTCGACCCCAGTAG
- a CDS encoding D-cysteine desulfhydrase family protein codes for MSGAPVDLQFKSTEHSPRSSWRPHQGLPRLALAHLPTPLWQNSRLSQLCGVELWVKRDDMTAGAEAGNKIRKLEYLLAEALDQGATHVITCGAVQSNHARATALLARSLGLSATLLLRAKDPENPGPETGNLALDRLVGADCRFITYAQYGTRKQLLAQVAEELTARGERPYIIPEGGSNGLGAVGYFEAMREVREQLECGLGPGLGDTHGFDLVVHACGSGGTAAGISLGAGVYGVAQHTAVMAVCDDVEYFSGVVRQIEEEAKAYVPALSRSSDVHVFDQFKGPAYGVPSAEQRAFIREVATTCGLIVDPVYSGKALWGLRELLRDPSRYGLSFTPKRVLFIHTGGLPGLLASPAD; via the coding sequence ATGTCTGGCGCGCCCGTCGACCTCCAGTTCAAGTCGACCGAACATTCGCCTCGCTCGAGCTGGCGCCCTCACCAAGGGCTGCCGCGACTTGCGCTGGCGCACTTGCCAACTCCGCTGTGGCAGAACTCGAGGCTGAGCCAGCTCTGCGGCGTCGAGCTCTGGGTGAAACGCGATGACATGACGGCAGGCGCCGAAGCGGGAAACAAGATCCGCAAGCTCGAGTATCTCCTCGCGGAAGCACTAGACCAAGGCGCGACCCATGTGATCACCTGCGGTGCCGTGCAGTCGAACCACGCTCGAGCGACAGCTCTCCTGGCCAGGAGCCTGGGCCTCTCCGCCACGCTACTCTTACGGGCCAAGGACCCGGAGAACCCGGGGCCGGAGACTGGCAACCTCGCCCTCGACCGCCTCGTCGGCGCCGACTGCCGCTTCATCACGTACGCACAGTACGGCACCCGCAAACAGCTGCTGGCACAGGTCGCAGAGGAACTCACGGCGCGGGGTGAGCGCCCCTACATCATCCCCGAGGGCGGCAGCAACGGGCTCGGAGCGGTCGGCTACTTCGAAGCCATGCGGGAGGTTCGAGAGCAACTCGAGTGCGGCCTTGGCCCGGGCCTTGGGGACACTCACGGCTTCGACCTGGTGGTCCACGCGTGTGGGTCGGGCGGTACCGCTGCTGGCATCAGCCTCGGCGCGGGAGTCTACGGCGTTGCCCAACACACGGCGGTGATGGCGGTGTGCGACGACGTCGAGTACTTCAGCGGGGTCGTGCGGCAAATCGAGGAAGAGGCCAAGGCCTACGTTCCCGCGCTCTCTCGTTCGAGCGACGTCCACGTGTTCGACCAGTTCAAGGGGCCCGCGTATGGGGTTCCAAGCGCGGAACAACGCGCGTTTATCCGCGAGGTAGCGACCACGTGTGGCCTGATCGTGGATCCGGTGTACTCTGGCAAGGCCCTGTGGGGGCTGAGGGAGCTGCTGCGCGACCCCTCGCGCTACGGCCTCTCGTTCACGCCAAAGAGAGTCCTTTTCATCCATACCGGCGGCCTGCCAGGTCTCCTAGCTTCACCAGCCGACTAG